The following are encoded together in the Lathyrus oleraceus cultivar Zhongwan6 chromosome 3, CAAS_Psat_ZW6_1.0, whole genome shotgun sequence genome:
- the LOC127128768 gene encoding glycine--tRNA ligase, mitochondrial 1, translating into MLLSHLRAISKAATKPLSFLTFTKSLSLSSSSSMASTEETLRKTLADKLSAVEIQGNTVRSLKASSAPKPDIDAAVQALNALKLEKSSIEKSLQSLLSGSDSREAFRQSVVNTLERRLFYIPSFKIYRGVAGLYDYGPPGCAVKSNVLSFWRQHFVLEENMLEVDCPCVTPEVVLKASGHVEKFTDLMVKDEKTGTCYRADHLLKDYCNEKLQKDLTLSSDKAAELKHVLAMLDDFSSQELGAKIKEYGITAPETKNPLSDPYPFNLMFQTSIGPSGLASGFMRPETAQGIFVNFKDLYYYNGNKLPFAAAQIGQAFRNEISPRQGLLRVREFTLAEIEHFVDPEDKSHPKYTEVADLEFFMFPREEQMSGQSAKRIRLGEAVSKGIVNNETLGYFIGRVYLFLTHLGIDKDRLRFRQHLANEMAHYAADCWDAEIECSYGWIECVGIADRSAYDLRAHSEKSGVALVAHEKFSEPKEVEKLVITPIKKELGLAFKGNQKKVVEALEAMNEKEALDLKAALESKGEVEFEVCTLGKTVSINKNMVTIHKEIKKEHQRVFTPSVIEPSFGIGRIIYCLFEHAFYTRASKAGDEQLNVFRFPALVAPIKCTVFPLVQNQKYEEVAKLISKSLTVAGISHKIDITGTSIGKRYARTDELGVPFAVTVDSTTSVTIRERDSKDQVRVDVENAASVIREVSEGQRTWEDVWATFPHHSSTAADE; encoded by the exons ATGTTACTTTCACACTTAAGAGCAATATCCAAAGCCGCCACAAAACCACTCTCATTTCTCACATTCACAAAATCTCTATCtctttcatcttcttcttcaatggCTTCCACCGAAGAAACCCTACGCAAAACCCTAGCCGACAAACTCTCCGCCGTTGAAATCCAAGGTAACACCGTCCGTTCACTCAAAGCTTCATCGGCGCCGAAACCTGACATCGATGCCGCCGTTCAAGCCCTAAACGCTCTCAAGCTTGAGAAATCCTCGATCGAGAAATCGCTTCAGTCGCTACTCTCCGGCTCCGATTCCCGTGAAGCCTTCCGTCAATCGGTTGTTAATACGCTTGAACGGCGGTTGTTTTACATTCCGTCGTTTAAGATTTATCGCGGCGTTGCTGGTTTATACGATTATGGTCCTCCAGGTTGTGCTGTTAAATCCAATGTCCTCTCCTTCTGGCGTCAG CATTTTGTTTTGGAGGAAAACATGCTTGAGGTTGATTGTCCATGTGTGACGCCAGAGGTTGTTCTGAAAGCTTCTGGCCATGTGGAGAAGTTCACTGATCTCATGGTTAAGGACGAGAAAACTGGAACATGCTACCGTGCTGATCACTTGCTCAAGGACTACTGCAATGAGAAGCTTCAAAAGGATCTCACATTGTCATCAGACAAAGCTGCAGAGCTCAAACACGTGCTTGCCATGCTGGACGATTTCTCATCTCAAGAACTTGGTGCTAAGATTAAGGAATATGGTATCACAGCTCCTGAAACCAAGAATCCACTGTCTGATCCTTACCCTTTCAATTTGATGTTTCAAACTTCAATTGGTCCATCTGGCTTAGCTTCTGG GTTTATGCGGCCAGAAACTGCGCAAGGCATATTTGTTAATTTCAAGGACTTGTACTATTATAATGGAAACAAGCTACCCTTTGCTGCTGCACAAATTGGACAGGCTTTTAGAAATGAG ATATCTCCCCGTCAAGGTCTTCTCAGAGTCCGTGAATTCACCTTGGCCGAAATTGAGCACTTTGTTGACCCTGAAGACAAGTCTCATCCTAAGTATACCGAAGTTGCTGACTTAGAGTTTTTCATGTTCCCGAGGGAGGAACAGATGTCTGGTCAGTCTGCAAAGAGAATACGTCTCGGTGAAGCTGTTTCAAAG GGTATTGTCAATAATGAGACCCTTGGTTATTTCATTGGGAGAGTATATCTCTTCTTGACGCATCTCGGTATAGACAAAGACCGTTTGAGATTCAGGCAGCATCTTGCCAATGAGATGGCCCATTATGCCGCTGACTGTTGGGATGCTGAGATTGAGTGTTCCTATGGTTGGATTGAGTGTGTTGGCATTGCCGATAGATCTGCATATGATTTGCGTGCCCACTCG GAGAAAAGTGGCGTTGCACTGGTGGCTCATGAAAAATTTTCAGAACCTAAGGAAGTGGAG AAATTAGTTATAACTCCCATAAAGAAAGAATTGGGCCTGGCTTTCAAAGGTAATCAGAAGAAGGTGGTTGAAGCACTTGAG GCAATGAATGAGAAAGAAGCATTGGATTTGAAGGCTGCGCTGGAATCAAAAGGTGAGGTTGAGTTTGAAGTGTGTACACTTGGGAAAACTGTATCTATTAACAAGAATATGGTGACAATTCACAAGGAGATAAAGAAAGAGCATCAGAGAGTTTTCACACCATCTGTAATTGAACCATCCTTTGGGATTGGACGGATAATATATTGCCTATTTGAGCACGCTTTCTATACGAGAGCGAGTAAAGCCGGGGATGAACAGTTAAATGTATTTCGCTTTCCTGCACTTGTGGCTCCTATTAAGTGCACAGTTTTCCCTCTAGTTCAAAATCAGAAGTATGAAGAGGTTGCCAAATTAATTTCCAAGTCTTTGACTGTTGCTGGAATTTCGCATAAGATTGACATTACAG GTACATCAATAGGAAAACGGTATGCAAGAACAGATGAACTTGGTGTTCCCTTTGCTGTCACCGTGGATTCAACAACGTCGGTGACTATTCGGGAAAGAGACAGCAAGGATCAAGTGCGTGTTGATGTGGAAAATGCTGCCTCTGTTATCAGGGAAGTATCTGAAGGCCAGAGGACATGGGAAGATGTGTGGGCCACTTTTCCTCACCACTCCTCCACAGCTGCAGACGAATGA
- the LOC127128769 gene encoding uncharacterized protein LOC127128769, with translation MRNYEAIKSFEENENDEDLEIGKQEQQHDDNNGSDQISDSATTKLKNKIMNKIVVDECSSSSSIKSQRLLSLDVFRGLTVALMILVDDAGGLIPALNHSPWNGLTIADFVMPFFLFIVGVSLAFTYKKPSCKVDATSKSILRALKLLALGIFLQGGYVHRVNDLSFGVDLKQIRWMGVLQRIAVAYLITALCEIWLKREDIVNCGSTLLRKYRYQWALALFLSVIYLCLLYGMYVPDWEYEVPTEPSKAPSIFSVKCGVRGDTGPACNVVGMIDRNLLGIHHLYRRPIYARMPECSINSPDYGPLPPDAPSWCQAPFDPEGLLSSVMAIVTCLIGLHYGHIILHFKDHRIRIIYWMIPTSCLVVSGLVLDLFGMHVNKVLYSLSYTCLTAGASGILFVGIYLMVDVCGYSRMTSILEWMGMHALMIYVLAACNIFPIFIQGFYWGNPHNNLLKLIGVGT, from the exons ATGAGGAATTATGAAGCAATAAAGAGTTTTGAAGAGAATGAAAATGATGAAGATTTGGAAATtggaaaacaagaacaacaacatgATGATAACAATGGTAGTGACCAGATCTCTGATTCAGCAACGACGAAACTGAAGAACAAGATTATGAACaagattgttgttgatgaatgttcttcatcttcatccatcAAATCTCAGCGTTTGCTTTCTCTCGATGTTTTTCGCGGCCTCACCGTTGCG CTTATGATTTTGGTGGATGATGCTGGCGGACTCATTCCAGCACTCAATCATTCTCCATGGAATGGATTAACAATAGCAGATTTTGTAATGCCATTTTTTCTATTTATTGTTGGTGTTTCACTAGCATTCACATACAAG AAACCGTCTTGCAAAGTTGATGCAACCAGCAAGTCGATTTTACGGGCACTTAAGCTTCTTGCGTTAGGCATTTTTCTTCAAG GAGGTTATGTTCATCGTGTAAATGATTTGTCATTCGGAGTGGATTTGAAGCAGATACGATGGATGGGGGTACTGCAG AGAATTGCGGTAGCATATTTGATTACAGCTCTCTGTGAAATTTGGCTAAAGCGTGAAGATATCGTTAATTGCGGATCAACCCTTTTGAGAAAGTATCGATATCAATG GGCTTTGGCTTTGTTTCTATCTGTCATTTATCTTTGCTTGCTGTATGGGATGTACGTTCCTGATTGGGAGTATGAAGTTCCAACGGAGCCTTCTAAAGCACCTTCGATATTTTCT GTTAAATGTGGAGTGAGGGGTGACACTGGACCGGCCTGCAATGTTGTTGGAATGATCGATCGTAACTTATTGGGTATACATCATCTCTACCGGAGACCGATATATGCGCGGATGCCT GAATGTAGTATCAATTCTCCTGACTATGGACCATTGCCTCCTGATGCTCCTTCTTGGTGTCAAGCTCCTTTCGATCCCGAAGGACTCTTAAG TTCAGTGATGGCTATTGTTACCTGCTTGATTGGCTTGCATTATGGTCACATTATTCTCCATTTTAAG GATCATAGAATTAGAATCATATACTGGATGATTCCAACCTCTTGTCTTGTAGTTTCTGGTCTTGTCTTGGATTTATTTG GAATGCATGTAAATAAAGTTCTCTACTCATTGAGTTATACTTGTCTCACTGCTGGTGCTTCTGGCATCCTCTTTGTTGGAATATACCTGATG GTTGATGTATGTGGCTATAGTCGCATGACTTCGATTTTGGAATGGATGGGGATGCATGCATTAATGATATATGTCCTAGCAGCTTGCAACATTTTCCCAATTTTCATCCAAGGATTTTATTGGGGAAATCCTCATAATAACCTT CTAAAGTTAATTGGAGTTGGAACATGA